GGATGTGGCTTAATGCAGAATTGGTAAAAAGCGATTTTCGGCCAGTAAAGTTATACGAGGGAATAGTATTTGACCACCTTCTTCACTTTATGGACAAAGAGGGATGCATTCTTAATGATAGGCTCTCTGTGGAAGAGGCAATTACCGAGCAGACTTTAAAGATAAAAAAACAGATACTTTTCTTTGTCGCAAACCGTAGAAATGCTGAATCCCTTGCTGAACGCTTAGGTAAAATAACGCAGAAATTTCTTGCTCTAGAGGATAAAGAACGTCTTCGTCACTTAAGTAAGGAGATAATTTCTGTTTTAGAAACACCCACCCATCAATGTCGGAGGTTGGCAAAATGTGTTGATGAAGGTACCTCTTTTCACCACGCCGGGCTCTTATCTCGACAGAGAAAAATTGTTGAGGAAGGATTTCGCCAGGGGTGGATTAAGGTAGTAGTGGCTACTCCTACGCTTGCATTAGGGGTAAATCTTCCTTGTTTTCGCGTAGTCGTCCGTGATGTAAAACGGTATTATCCTGGGTTGGGTTCAGAATACATCCCCACTTTAGAATATAAGCAATTCATTGGGCGAGCAGGACGTCCTCAGTATGATGAATTTGGAGAAGCAATTCTTATAAGTCGTTCCGAAAGAGAAAAGGAGGAATTAATTCAGAGGTATATTTATGGAAAACCGGAAGAGATTAATTCTAAACTTGCACAGGAATCAGTTTTACGTATGCATATCCTTGCCCTCGTTGCTTCTGAATTTTGTGTTAATTTTGAGGATTTGGATGATTTTTTTAAGCTGACTTTTTTTGGCTTTCAATATCGGGATATCGGTCTTATAAAGGAAAAGATTAGTTCGGTTATTGAAAACCTTAAAGATTGGGGATTTATTTTTGAAAAATCGGGGCATTATAAAGCAACAAAGCTGGGTAAAAGGATAACTCAACTCTATTTAGACCCACTTACAGGGTACGATTTTATTAATTCTTTAACGAAACTTGTCCACAAAGAAGAAATTTCTGACTTGGCAATTCTTCTGATTATTTCTTTGGCCAAAGAGATTTCTCCACCCCTTCCATTACGCGAAGAAGATTTTTATAATCTGGGAGAATTTCTAATGAGGATGCAAGACGTTTTTTTAAACAAACCTCCTTCCATCTGGGAAGATAACTATGAAGAATTCCTTTCTGCTTTAAAGTTGTCCCTTGTTTTTGACGCCTGGATAAACGAGGATAATGAGGAGGAAATTTTGGATAAGTTTAAACTAACTCCTGGTGAATTTCATGCTAAACGTGAAGTTGGAGATTGGCTTATTTATTCTTTGGAAGAATTATCAAAAATATTAAAATTAAACATCCCCAATGTTAGAAAATTAAGAATTAGACTTCACTATGGTGTTCGTGAAGAGTTATTGGAACTGGTCAGTTTGCGAGACGTGGGTCGCAAACGGGCGCGCCGACTTTTTAACTCTGGTTTTAAAAATATCTTTATTCTGCGAAAGGTCGAAGAAAAAGATATCGCTCGTATTGTTGGTCCCCATATCGCGCGCGTGATTAAAAAACAGATTTTACTTTCTTCTGAAAAGAAAAAATGATATAATCACTTTGTTAGAATATTTAAAAAGGAGGTTGGCATGAAAAAAGGAATTATTCTCTATATCCTGCTTGTTCTCGGGTTATTTGTCATTGTTTTATTAGGCATACATTATTCCGCACTCTTAAAAGAACGCGCAGCCCTACAAAAAGCAGTAATTAATTTTGAGAATAAAATAGTTGAGTATAAGAAAGCGATGGACTTAAAAGAGCAGGAATTTGAAGCAAAGGTTTCAGACATGGCTAATGAAAGAGAGAAGTTAATGCAACAGATTGATGAGATAAACGGGAAGTTAATACAAACTCAGAATTTACTTTCTCAGATAAAACAGGAGGAAGAGAATTTAAAGGCTGAAAATTTATCATTGACGGAAAAGGCTAAGAATCTCGAAGTCCAGCTCTACAATTTAAACGAAGAAAAATTAGAATTAGAGCGGAAGATTTCTTCTTTAAGTGAGTTGAGAAAAGCATTGAGAGAGGCGAAATTGAAGGAGATTCAAGAGAGAAGGATTGAGCTTAAACAACGGAATGCCGAAGGACTTCTTCTGGGAAACCGTGGGTATCTCGTAAAGGATGGTAAGCCGACCATAAATCCCAAATATATTATTCATGTTTTCCCCCCTCAGACAACCCAGGAATGAGAGAAGCGAATATCTTGGTATCCTCGGAACTAATAAAGGATGATTTTTTTTATTACTTTAAAAGATGGAAATCCCACCCCGTAGGTGCTTTTTTCTCAAATCGATTGATAGATTTTTCTCAGGTAGAGCATCGCAGATACCTCTATCAGAGATTGGGCATAGAAAGAACCAGGTTAGTCTTGCCCGAACAGGAACACGGTGGTAAAGTAGAATTTGTAAGTTTGGATAATAGGAATAAGAAGTTTTTTGCTGATGCTTTGATTACTCAGGAGAGAGAAATAGCCCTGGGGGTACTTACTGCGGATTGCCTTTCTATATTTCTATACGATACAGTTCGGAAGGCTATTGGGATAGTGCATGCAGGTTGGCGAAGCACTAAAGAAGAAGTCCTAAAAAATACTGTCACTAATATGCAGAGGCGTTTTTCTACAATGCCTTCTGATTTACTTGTAGCATTCGGTCCGAGTATAAGAGTATGTTGCTATAAAGTGAATAAAGATTTACAAAGCTATTTTCCTAAACATATTCAAGGTAGAAAAGAGGAGCTATTTTTAGACCTCAAGGAAGCAAATTTAGAACAGTTGCGTTCTTTAGGCGTAAGGGATGAGAATATTTTTGACTGCGGGATGTGCACTTTTTGTCAAAACCATGAATTCTTTTCTTATCGCAAAGAAGGTAAGGATGTAGGAAGGATTATTTCATTAATTATGTTAATGTAAAGATACAAAAGTAAAGGGTTAGAGTAGATAGTAGAAAATATCTAAGATGAAGATAAAATTCTTGGGAGGAGTAAAGTCTGTAACCGGTTCCCATCACCTCATAGAGGTTAAAGGAAATAATTTCCTTTTAGATTGCGGACTTTTTCAGGGTAAGCGTCAAGAGGCACGGTTATTTAATGAAAATCCCAAAGTGGATTTATCCAAACTTGAGGCAGTCGTTCTCTCCCATGCGCATATCGACCATAGCGGTAATATCCCTACTTTATCGAGGTTGGGGTTTAAGAAACACATTTATTCTACCTTGGCTACCTACGACCTATCTAATGCGATGTTAAGAGATTCAGCCTATATTCAAGAGAAGGATACTGAGTTTTTGAATAAGAGATTGAAGAAAAAGAAAAAACCTTTACTCAGTCCACTATATACTATTGAGGATGCAGAGAGAGCTTTGGGGCTTTTTATGGGCATTGGATATCATAAGGTATTTAGTCTGAGTCAGGAAGTAAAAGTAGAATTTTTTGATGCAGGGCATGTCTTAGGTTCTTCTCTCATCCTCTTGGAAATTACCGAGGATACAGTTCGTCCAAAACGGCTTGGATATATTTTAGATTTGGGAAGGCAAAATTTACCATTTTTGAAAGACCCAGAATTTATTCCCGACTTGGATTATATAATTATTGAATCTACTTATGGCAATCGTTTGCACCCCGAATTTAGTGAGGTGAAAAAAGAACTGGCTGATTTGATAAATCGTACCTTTAAGAGAAAGGGGAAAATAATTATTCCTGCCTTTGCTTTGGAGAGGACTCAGGAGATTATCTGGTGTTTGAGTGATTTGTGGAATAAGGGAATGATTCCTGCCATCCCTGTTTATGTAGATAGCCCTTTAGCGATAAACATTACAGAGATTTTTCGCCTCCATCCCGATTGTTTCGACGCAAGGACTAAAAATATGCTTTTGATGGGGCGTGACCCATTTGGCTTTGAAAATGTTGTTTATACTCGTTCTAAAGAAGAATCGCAGGCGCTTAATGATTTAAAAAAACCCGCCATAATTATTTCTGCTTCGGGCATGTGTGAAAACGGAAGAATTCTGCATCATTTAAGACACAATATTGAAAACCCCAAAAACACCATATTGATTGTGGGATATATGGCCCAGGATACCCTTGGCAGGAAAATTGTAGAGAAGGAAAAAAAAGTGAAAATCTTCGGCGAGGAATATAGACTTAAAGCAGAGGTAGTGATAATGAATGCTTTTAGCGGTCATGCGGATAGAAACGATTTACTCAAGTATGTAAGAAGAACTAAAGAATCGGTTAAGAAAGTTTTTGTAGTTCATGGCGATCCAGACCAGTCCGAGGCTTTGGCTGAAGGTATTAAGGAAGTAGGGGTAGATAATGTCTATGTACCCGAAGTTGGGGATGAGGCGGAGTTATAAGTTTAAATATTAAATTCTGATTTTTGAAATGCGGGTTTGCTATGAAAGCGGTAATACAACGTGTAAAAGAATCCAAGGTAGTTGTAGATAATGAGACCGTTGCTGATATCAGGAAGGGTATTTTGATTTTTTTGGCGGTGGGTAAAGGAGATACCGAAGAAAGCGCTATAAAATTGGCTAAAAAGATTTCCGAGTTGCGGATATTTGATGACAGCCAAGGTAAAATGAATTTATCTATAAAGGATGTCAAAGGTGAAATTTTGGTAGTGTCACAGTTTACGCTATATGCAGATTGTTGGGATGGACGCAGACCTTCTTTTGACCCTTGTGCGGAACCAACTGAGGCAAAAATGTTTTACGACTTATTTATTAGGGAATTGGCAAAAACTGGTTTAGGAGTAAAAGAAGGTAAATTTGCTGCAAGAATGGAAGTAGAACTAATCAACGACGGTCCCGTTACTTTTATTTTGGAAACATAGAATGAGAAAAGAAACGATTTTTGTACATGTTCCTTACAGGGTGCTTTTGCCAAATTTGGAGAAGATAGCAGATTTAGGAATAAATTGCGAGATTTATATTGATGGAGATTCCTTGGATTGTTATCATGATAAAGAAATAGAATTGATAAACGAAATTTTTGAAAAACATGGACTTAAAAAGAATATCCATGGTCCAATATACGACCTTAATCCTGGTTCTTTAGATTCAGAGATTCGCAGTATTTCTAAGAAACGGATTAAGCAGACGATATCTTTTTGTGAGCGATTAAATTCTTCAAATATTGTTTTTCACCATGGTTTTGGGCATCTTTATTATAGAAATCATAGAGAAAAATGGCTGGAAAATTCCTATGAAATTTGGAAACCTTTTGCAGAATATTTGTTAGAAAAGGATATTTATTTATTAATCGAGAATTCTTTAGATCCCGAACCAAGTATAATTTTAGAACTTATTGCAAAAATTAATTCTCCAAACTTTCTTGCCTGTTTTGATATTGGGCACTTCAATGCCTTTGGTAATAAATCCCCACTCGAAATATTCAAGGAATATCCAAAAGAAGTTATCGGGGAGATTCATCTTTCGGATAACTTAGGGGATTTTGATACCCATTTAGCTTTAGGAAAAGGCGACATTAACTTCAAGGAATTCTTCCAATTAATCAAGGAAAGAGGAATCTTACCTACCATTACCCTTGAGCCTCACAGTTTAGAAGATATTCCGCCAAGTTTAGAATACATACTAAACATTTAGACATTAAATGTAAAATTTTTTATTTCTGAATTTTAGAATGATTCCCTTACATGATGAAAATCCTACAGAAAGGTTCTCTTTTGTAACCATTGTTTTGGTTATTGTTAATTCCATTGTTTTTCTCTATGAGCTTTCCTTAGGTAGTTCATTAGAGATAACTATCCGTCGTTATACCCTTATTCCATATAATTTTATAAACTATTTTGATTTTTCTCAATTACGTACGCTTTTTAGTTCACTTTTTTTGCATGGGAGTTTATTGCATCTTTTGGGAAACATGCTTTACCTTTGGATTTTTGGCAACAATATTGAGGACGTTTTGGGGCACTTTAAATTTATCTTGTTCTATTTTCTCTGCGGAATTTCCGCTTCCCTTGCACACATTCTTACCAATCCCCATTCAACTATTCCTACTTTAGGTGCAAGTGGAGCGGTTTCCGGGGTATTAGGGGCATATTTTATTCTTTTCCCTCAAGCAAGGGTAGTTACCATAATTCCTATTTTCTACTTTATCAGAATAGTTAAAATTCCTGCTTTTTTCTTTCTTGGATTCTGGATTGCGGTTCAATTTTTATCAGGGATAATTAGTTCGGGAATGGACAGCGATTTAGGTGGAGGGGTTGCTTGGTTTGCTCATCTTGGTGGTTTTTTTGCAGGAGTGTTACTCTTACCTCTATTCTACCAGCGAGGCAGGAGAAGATATTAGATTTAAGGAGGATTTAATTATCTTTGTGTATATTTTTTGTCTGAGATTATAGCGTGTTGTGAGCAAATTTAAAAAGACATCCTTCTGATAAAGTGATAGTTTAGCATAAGGAATGTTCTGTATCTCGGATAGAGCCTTTCTCAAATAGAAATATTCTGGAGCAACCAAATCAATAACTTCGCTTAGATTCCGTAAACTCATTATTTTTTTGTATAATTTTTTTAACTCACTATTTTCAAAAAACTGCAATAGTTTTCTTATTTCCCTTTCTTCCGCAATACTGATTTTGTATCTTTTGATTATTTTTTTGATTAATTTTTTTTGTTGATTAAAGGAAAGTTCTTCCCAAGGGGGGAAACCGAGTTTTTTGGGCCCCATAAGATTTATAAGCGCGGTTAAGGCTTTAATGAATTTTATCTCTTTATCCTGAGGAAGATAGATTCTGTATTTTTTGTTTTTATATAGCTTTAACAAAATTCGCGCCCTACTAAGTTCATTGAGAGTTTCCCAGTTATACTCACGCAAATTTTCGGGCAGTATTTCCTTATGGGTAAGTTTTTCTAACAGATTTTTTGCAGGGAATTTTTCCCAATCCATTTCAGTAAGAAAAGATAAAAATATTCTTAACAATTCTCGAGGGCCCAACGTATGATTGATTTCCAAATTATATTCCAAGATATTTTCGATAATTTGTTCTCTCTCTAAGGGTTTATTTTTATTAGACAGTTCTTTTTTCAATAACTTAATTCTATCCCGCATCCCTAAGAATTCAAGAGAAGAGAATGATGGGCTTTCTCCATAATTTCCTGATAGCCATGCAAGCATTGGTCCTATTATCCATGACCAGATAAATACTGGCCACCCATAGAAGATAAGCGAAGGGTCGGCTAACCCTGAAAAAACAGGAATTACAGCAAAAGTTAAGGAGAGAATGGGAGTAGCGATTAGACGTAAATATACTTCAAAAAGGGAAGTTTTTTTGCCAAGGATTTTTTCTACAAAAGGAGTGGTAAACCAAGGGATAGAGGTGTTAGGGTTGAAAATAATAAACCAGATTTTAGAGATGACAATAAAAGGAATGTGCACTACATTCATAAGGAGGATAGAACTAGAATAGATTGTTTCTATAAATCCTCTTTTTAATATGTCTAAAACCGTTCTTTGAGAGGGGACAATTTCTAAAAGAAGGATGAGGGGAAATAAAAAACCCGCCAGGGATGGAAAAGATTGGAAGAGAAACAAAAAGACCCAGTTTGCGGAAGTAATATTCTCCATCCAGTTTAATAAAAAGGGTGCATAGAGCCAGGCAAAGAAGCCAATGGTCGATATAATCACTATGCTTACTAAGCGATTAATCAGACCTGGATATAGAGAAAAAATTGACTTCATAATATAAATAATTATACGGCGGAGAACATATAGACTAATAATAAAGGCACTAAATTTCCCCCAATTTCCGGGGAAAGCGTTATTTCCTAATTTATATATGTAGAAAGAAATAAGCAATAATAATAGAAAAATCAGTAATTTCTCTTTTTTCTTCTCGAATAAAATTAGACGTTCAAGAAGGGGGACAACGGCTTTGGGTAAAAAAATTAGAATTATTAAAACAGACCAGAAGATATGCCAAGCAATAGCAGGAGATTTTATGGTGAGTATCCCGGGGATAACCAGAGAAATCGTTCCTATAAGCATTAACCATATACAGTAATAAAGAGGGGAGAACGCTAAGCGTTTTATTAGCCAGATACGCAATATTTTTGCTAAATAGGAGGGGGCTTCGTTTTTTTCTTTAAGATATTTAATTCTTACATAAATATGGCCTAACCAAAATTTAAATTCAGAAAAGTTTATTTTTAGAAGGGAAAAAACCATTCTGAAAAAATCAATAAAGACTCCGAAATAGGTTTCGTATTCTAATAGAAGAAGATCCCCACCTAACCATCCCTCAAGCCGTTTTAGAAAAGAGATGTAGTTAGGGGGGATATTTTCGATAAGATTTTTACTTTTTAGGTAAGGATAAGAATACACAAGAGCAGTTTTAAGATGCATTGCTTCCCAGTGGTCGTGGGTTCTTGCTAATGGCGGTATAGCTTCTTTAAACAGTATATTTTTGACATAAGCATCGACCAATTTTGTCATCTTGCCATAAGCGGAAGATTCTCCATATAAAGAGAAAATTGCTCTTGCGCTGAAACGATACATCTGTTGTGCCCAGGAATGGAAACGGGCAAATGTGGACTGGCCCTGATTGGCAAAACAGATTTCCGGTTGAAGCATCAAATAGGGGTCTTCTTCATGGAGATTATGTATGAGTTTGCTGTTAAGATAAGAGAGCGTTTGCGGTTGGAATTCGTCATCTGCATCAGTTTGGTTTATGATTTTTATGCCACAGTCTGCGGGGATAAAATTTCCATTTTCGTCTCTAAGTATTTGCGCATCTTTAAATCTTAAATGTATTCCGTAGGGCAACTTCTCTCCATTTTTTAAGACGATTTCTCCATCTTTATTGAAAATATAATCCTCCTTTTTCGCTAAGAGTTCCTCTTTAATTAAATTTCCATTTTTTATTAAAACATCCTTTTCTTTGACAACTACATCATCCGTTGATTCTTTTTGCCAAAGATAGACATCTCCTACAGTATAAGAACCCGAGGGATAAATTAAATAATCACCATCCAAAGGATTAATCACGAGAGCATTTAATTTTTCATCGAAGTAGACATAGTCTTTTAGAGAAAGGATCTTTCTTATCCTTATATTATTTTCCTTGTCTTTATACCAACCGCCTGCTTCCGCCAAAAGGGTGGTTTTTATCAGAGCATAGTTTGTATAATCAAGAGCAATTTCTTCTTTATGCAGTTCTTTTATTTTATCCTTTTTTGCTATCAACAAAGGTTTCGCTATACCTTTCTCAAATACGTCGCCTATATACCAAATATTACCTTCGTTGTCTAAATAAAAA
This genomic stretch from Candidatus Omnitrophota bacterium harbors:
- a CDS encoding DEAD/DEAH box helicase — encoded protein: MKIEQLVKFGISEYFIDRFKEEKINYLYPPQSEAIERGLLRQEKNFLLAFPTASGKTLNATLLAIKTLNEKRGKVVYIVPLVALANEKYIYYKHLFSNFKVALSVGDIDSPESWLANYDFIVVTTEKFDSLIRHGVEWVSQVQLLIVDEIHLINDYSRGPTLEIVITQLRKLSPQAKILALSATVSNAEEMGMWLNAELVKSDFRPVKLYEGIVFDHLLHFMDKEGCILNDRLSVEEAITEQTLKIKKQILFFVANRRNAESLAERLGKITQKFLALEDKERLRHLSKEIISVLETPTHQCRRLAKCVDEGTSFHHAGLLSRQRKIVEEGFRQGWIKVVVATPTLALGVNLPCFRVVVRDVKRYYPGLGSEYIPTLEYKQFIGRAGRPQYDEFGEAILISRSEREKEELIQRYIYGKPEEINSKLAQESVLRMHILALVASEFCVNFEDLDDFFKLTFFGFQYRDIGLIKEKISSVIENLKDWGFIFEKSGHYKATKLGKRITQLYLDPLTGYDFINSLTKLVHKEEISDLAILLIISLAKEISPPLPLREEDFYNLGEFLMRMQDVFLNKPPSIWEDNYEEFLSALKLSLVFDAWINEDNEEEILDKFKLTPGEFHAKREVGDWLIYSLEELSKILKLNIPNVRKLRIRLHYGVREELLELVSLRDVGRKRARRLFNSGFKNIFILRKVEEKDIARIVGPHIARVIKKQILLSSEKKK
- the pgeF gene encoding peptidoglycan editing factor PgeF; this translates as MIDFSQVEHRRYLYQRLGIERTRLVLPEQEHGGKVEFVSLDNRNKKFFADALITQEREIALGVLTADCLSIFLYDTVRKAIGIVHAGWRSTKEEVLKNTVTNMQRRFSTMPSDLLVAFGPSIRVCCYKVNKDLQSYFPKHIQGRKEELFLDLKEANLEQLRSLGVRDENIFDCGMCTFCQNHEFFSYRKEGKDVGRIISLIMLM
- a CDS encoding MBL fold metallo-hydrolase — protein: MKIKFLGGVKSVTGSHHLIEVKGNNFLLDCGLFQGKRQEARLFNENPKVDLSKLEAVVLSHAHIDHSGNIPTLSRLGFKKHIYSTLATYDLSNAMLRDSAYIQEKDTEFLNKRLKKKKKPLLSPLYTIEDAERALGLFMGIGYHKVFSLSQEVKVEFFDAGHVLGSSLILLEITEDTVRPKRLGYILDLGRQNLPFLKDPEFIPDLDYIIIESTYGNRLHPEFSEVKKELADLINRTFKRKGKIIIPAFALERTQEIIWCLSDLWNKGMIPAIPVYVDSPLAINITEIFRLHPDCFDARTKNMLLMGRDPFGFENVVYTRSKEESQALNDLKKPAIIISASGMCENGRILHHLRHNIENPKNTILIVGYMAQDTLGRKIVEKEKKVKIFGEEYRLKAEVVIMNAFSGHADRNDLLKYVRRTKESVKKVFVVHGDPDQSEALAEGIKEVGVDNVYVPEVGDEAEL
- the dtd gene encoding D-aminoacyl-tRNA deacylase, with the protein product MKAVIQRVKESKVVVDNETVADIRKGILIFLAVGKGDTEESAIKLAKKISELRIFDDSQGKMNLSIKDVKGEILVVSQFTLYADCWDGRRPSFDPCAEPTEAKMFYDLFIRELAKTGLGVKEGKFAARMEVELINDGPVTFILET
- a CDS encoding sugar phosphate isomerase/epimerase, translated to MRKETIFVHVPYRVLLPNLEKIADLGINCEIYIDGDSLDCYHDKEIELINEIFEKHGLKKNIHGPIYDLNPGSLDSEIRSISKKRIKQTISFCERLNSSNIVFHHGFGHLYYRNHREKWLENSYEIWKPFAEYLLEKDIYLLIENSLDPEPSIILELIAKINSPNFLACFDIGHFNAFGNKSPLEIFKEYPKEVIGEIHLSDNLGDFDTHLALGKGDINFKEFFQLIKERGILPTITLEPHSLEDIPPSLEYILNI
- a CDS encoding rhomboid family intramembrane serine protease, with the protein product MIPLHDENPTERFSFVTIVLVIVNSIVFLYELSLGSSLEITIRRYTLIPYNFINYFDFSQLRTLFSSLFLHGSLLHLLGNMLYLWIFGNNIEDVLGHFKFILFYFLCGISASLAHILTNPHSTIPTLGASGAVSGVLGAYFILFPQARVVTIIPIFYFIRIVKIPAFFFLGFWIAVQFLSGIISSGMDSDLGGGVAWFAHLGGFFAGVLLLPLFYQRGRRRY